ATTaatgccaaacacattacaaatttatgcatatcgttctgtttgcttttacttttatagGAGGTACTAATTTGTTAACACTTCTGCGCACGGCATGGGGGATTCCCCCTCATTGGCGCCGCATGATCTTTGTTCGGTCCCCTGTCCCAGTTCTTGTCCCCCGTTGCCACGTTCCGTTTCTTTCTTGATTTACAAAGCCAGATTATTACGTCTTCCGTTGACCTTATTCACTagattgcatatttttaaggCTGGTCCTAGCTTTAGGCCCATGTATTTCATCATCATCTCTGAGTTGAGTAACAGTAAAGCTTTACCATCGATTTCCTGGAGTTGAGGGAACAAGTCAAATCAGTAATTTGGCAAAAGATACTAAATATTTGGAATACTCACATGCTTTCTGAAGAGATCGCCATGCACGGCTAGGGAATTGTCATTGCTTTCGATGTACTGGATAACCTCCTCAATGGACCAATCGATCGGTTGTGCCCGCAGTTGCGAACAGgacgctgttgttgtagccGTAGATGTGGATGTGCTGTGGGGTGAGGTGATGGCCGTTCCACCATAGCTACTGGATGCAGCAGCCGCAATTGGCGCAGTGGCAGCTTTAGCCGCACTGGCAGCTGGCGCCGCCGAGCAGGCCGACTGTGATGCTGTGAAGGGGGTGGATACCGATGATGGGAATGAAGCGCTTGAGGATAACGTTGTCGGAGACTTGTAATAGCTCGGATGCGGCGACTTGGCGTTCATCTGCTCTGGATGCACTTCGGCTACCAGTGGCGCCATATATTTACCAATTGCACTGGTATTTGCGGTGCCACCCGCCAGGCTACTGCTACTGCTGGATGAGGAGGTGGTGGAAgaggtgctgttgttgctgctggcaggTGAGGAaaccaaattgttgttgttgttattgttgcttgcCTCCTGAGGACAATTGCCATTGTTGgggctgttgttattgttgttgttgtgatgctGGAATCGCACCTTGCGCAACGCCTGAGCCTGGCTTTGACTTGTAGACTGAGATTGCGACTGCGACGGTGTCTGTGCCGTGCCCGTTGATGCAACTGTTGTCACTGGTGTGAGGCCATTCGGTTCCGTTTTGATGGTTGTCTTCGAACTGTTGCCAATattgctactgttgttgttgttgttattgttattattattgtggtTCACTTCCTCTTTACTGGCCTTCGTTTGCACTTTTGTCTGCTGTGCCTTCACGCCCGCCTCCTGCTTGATAACTAGTGGTTTCTCCGCGGGCGATGTTGGCGTCGGCGTGGCGGATTTCGACTGACGACTGCGCTTCTCGGCGAGCACTGGCGAGGAGGGCGGCGTCGCTGTCTGCATCAATTGACGCTTGCGACTCTGCGCACACTTTTTGCACTCTTCGGTCTCCGGTACCAGCGATATGAAATTCACACATGCCTTGCACGTGATGCACAGTGTCCGAATGAATTGCGCCAGACTTTCGTCATCCTTCATGCGCAGTGGCGACGGTATTTTGACCTGAAATGCACCAGAGGATTAGTCATATTCATTGAGATTTATGCTAACACAATTTACCGTAAAGTTCTTTCCAGCTGCGGTTACAATGTGAACATCGCCGTCCAGCTCAAAGAGCAACCGGGACAACTGCTGTGTGTCCGCGCTGGCGGCCAGGACTTCTTGCAGGCAAAGCTTGGCGAGTGTTTCGTGCGTCTGTCCCGTCACCATAGAAGGTAGCTTGGAGCTGTTGATGAACGGTCCGGCCTTGCAATTGGGATGAAAGTGCGCCGTGACTGGCGACGCGGGCACCATGGCATCTGATTCAGCCACAAAGGTGTGTCTTGGACGCGGACACCGCTGCTTGCCAGAGCCGGAGTCCATGCGCGACTTGTGACCCGGCGGCTGCATTGGATGACAGCTGCGTGCACACCAGCCGGCAGGAAAGATATCTCGGGAGCGATAGTTACACCAGTAATCAAAGGCGCCGCGCCATCCATCAAATGTCACATGGATCTGGTCGTCCTTAATGGCATCAACTGTTGCACAGCAAATCAGTTGGGGATTCTTCTTATCCACGGCTTCCAGCTTCTGGCCCACTTTGTACAGATTCACCGGTGGCGTGGGTGGCTCTGGTTGGAATATATCCTCGGGCGCAACCATCGCATTGTTGAGTATCTTGCAGAGGTATCCGGGCCAACTGGAAGCGTTCATCCGAAATCCGAGCGGTGGTTGCAGCATCCCGCCATTCTTCTCGCAGTGACCGATTGCATGAATCTCCGTGGAGTCGACCAGACGCCAGAAATCGTTCTGAGAATCGCTGCCATCGAGGCGCAGTCGCAGCCGAGAGCCAAGGACACCGACCACCGTCGCAATGCAGGTGGAGGTGACATTACGGGGATCCAATGCCTCAAGTTTCATGCCGATCTTGAAGTCATTGTTCGGCGGATTTAACGCCTGCTTGAAGCACTCGGCGGGAGCTGCTTCACTTCCAGTTTCCtgtaaccaaaaaaaagagtttaagCGTCTGTGATTCATGGGGGCATTAAGAGCTACTCACCTCCAGATAGGCATCCCAGTCAAAGACATGGAAGCTCTCGTATTGAAAGGGACCTGTGGGCGCCGGCGCTCCGCTGCTCAACAGCTTGCGATCAGAGTCTGTGGCACCACCAGCGCCTGCACCGCCGGCGCCGCTGTCGCGTTGTCGCATTGAACCGTTCTTCTTTTGGTGCTTGTTCATGCACATCATGGAGCAGAATTCTTTGTTGGGCGCACCCTCGCGTATCACATTGTCGCATTGCGTACACGCCCCCTTGCTGTACGCCTTGCGGTACTCCACGATGCACATTTCCGAGCAGAACTCCTTCTTGCCCGTCTGTGTGGGCAGCACGTACTGCAGTGGCAGCTTTCCCTCCCCGCACCACGTGCACGTTGCCCGCTTCGCTGGACGACCCCGCGCTCTCTGCTGTGTCGGTGTctgtggtgttgttgttgttgttgctgctgttgttgtggacGTCgagttggcgttggcgttggcagCGCTGTTGCCATTGGTGCCGCTGTTGGCGCTGCTGTCGCGTCCCCCAGACATAATTCGTGTCCTTTTAATTGCTATTTATTCAACGTTATTCCTTATTGTATCTTCACTCGCATACATATAATCAATTTAGCATCTTAGTGACACATTTAACAATTGCAGAGTTACGtctgtttgtttttacaacacaaaattaaaacagttttttgTCACGGTTCTatgcaattcaattttagcggCGTTCTCGAGGTCACGtaataacaatttgtatttgtgttgaCTGTGCAAATCGCATGGCAACCCAGATACATACACCGATGAGCGCACAATTAACGCCCTTATTTTAACTACGCGTAATAATTGCACATTGTACGCGTTACAATTATACTTGCGATTGcgaattaaagttattttttttatttttctttgcatttgcGTTCCGCCATATTTGTTTTCCTAGCGATGAACCTGCGCTAGAGATGTGCGTCATGTATGTAACTGTTACTCGTCACAGTTATTTAGGAGTATCAGATaacagtttaaataaaaatctacgatgcaaagcagcaacaatttacAATGCACTTTaacttttcttatattttattcattctgcaaaGTAATTATGTTTAGTTTAAAGGGGAATAAGCAACTGCTAATAGCAATAGTGTAATCGATATCATAAACACAACTgtcaataaatatgtatcgATAGCTACCATTTGTCATCGGCACTGTTGCCAGCTTAGccattttatagctagctTTGACTCTTTAAAGAGTTCGGTCgctagaaatttttaaatttgctgtTTGCCAGAAATATGAccattttacatatatattcttttcaaTCATTCATTTTCAATACATGTTCTAAACAACTATCTTTTCCACAAaggttggcagcactgctgtTGAGCAACATGTTACTAGCGCcatctatattttttatttaagtgacTCAACTGCTATAAATTGTCTTAATATGACCAGAATAAACAGAACCTTTcttctattaaattttattttccaaatacatatcatttttttcaaaaagataatttttcaaatgattCTGTGGCACCAGCTTTGTCCTTTCTGCGAAGTTTTTGTATGTGGCGCCACCTTTTGTCTGTTTTACTAAGCTTTTcgaatttttctttattaatttattgaaaattgaattatttcaaactgaaaactgtaactgaattttttctttatttatttgcagatAAAACAGATTTTGTAGAAAACGggctaaaagtttttaattcaataccACCTTGTAGCAGCAAGACGAAATACTTCGATTCTTACAGACAACAGGATATGATCAAAACCTGAAAACCAAAGGGTGTTATGGTTGGCAGCCAGCCATCGATAGGTATCAGCTGTTACTAGCGCCACCTATTGGGTAACATCGACAGCTGATGGCTTATCcgcaaccaaaacaaaaagctttGGATTTTGGTAGGCttagaaaagaaagaaaagatgAATAGAAAAATAGAATTCGGAAATAGAAAAAAGGAGGGGTATGAGGTTAGGGTTAGTCTGGTTCGCGTGGTGGCTGCTGCAAGGCAGAGTTTCTTTCTAAGTGCGGAATTttgaacaaataataaaatataaaagtagaaACGAATGGTGACAAACATAGACACGCAATACACTTCAGccgcagcagccacagccGTAATTTACACGGACAACAAGCTACAAGCACAACACGCAAGCGCAGCCACTCACAACGCAGCAACACACACTTCGAGTCGACGCAGGCaggcacacacagagacacaaaGTGTACACACCAGACATCGGGAGCGCGGTGAGTCCGTCCCTGAAGGCATCTTGACGCATATGCCCTTGTGAGCGTCAAGTGCCACGTCCCTTTGTTGGAAGCCTTGGGTCCAGACATCATCCTCGTTGCAACCAGGCAGTCCAGCAGCTGTTCATCGGCTATAGGCTTGCCGCTGTTTACGCCAGACACGCACAGAAGTCCAGGAGTCTCCGcctgcaaatatttatggcaTTAGCTTAATTAGAATCACACATTGTCACAACTAGTTACGTTTGAATTGTTGTCGATGCCCCCCCCTCTGACCCACAAGAGCTCTTTTGGTTAGGGAAGGCCATAATATTATACAAACACTTAatttacatgcatatttattacatttatacaAAACACGATCACATGTATATTAATAACACTTAGATATTAACACTTACTTGTACATTTATCCACAATTACGcactttgtatatttttcccacatttaacttatttatattgctCGCGCCACCAGCGAATGCGGGGTTGCCAGATAGTtgggttttgttgtttgtttacattgctTGTTAAGGGTATTCCGTGAATTTTGTTAGgtgttaaatgttaaatagtAAACACGAAGTATCGggtacaatttaaataataaaatgtttaagataattataattaataatattaattaaattttataacgtttaaagaaatgattaattaaatttatttattcgggTGAGATGGGTATGTAGTGAGGTTGGGTAAAGTTTGGAGTAGGGAGTCGGCACGAACTATTAAAAGCCGACTATAGGTTGGGAGGGCGATCGTTGAGGTGAATAACAACATCTGTTCACCTAATCCTTGCCAGCAGTTGTCCGTGAAGGTGTTATGAGACCAAAGTCTGAGTATTATTCCgattagtaaaaatataaataattgttaccCGACTCGCCAAGTATCGATGGTCGTACTCATCCCTGAGTATACCGATAGTTAGCCGGCAAATCGATATTTGGCTGCGATTGATAAGTCGGTTCTTAACAAATGGCGCCCAATGGAAAAGGATGCAAGGACGAAGGATTCCGCCTAAGCAGGCGGCCAAAAttgatattacattttttaaatagaaaatatcgTCGATCTTTACCCAGCGCACATCGGACAACCAGCTTTGATTGGACCGCGGGGAGGACCACAATGCCTCACCTGTCGCTGCCACGGTTGGGATGTCAGGTGTCGTGCCTGGGTGAAAGATAACGATTATGAGTAGTCAGGCCTAGGAGCTGGTCCCAGAATGGAACCATTCATGTCCAATCTGCGTTGCCGTTCCTAGACCTGATGAAGTTCAAATGGTTTGCTTTTAACGCTCAAAACAATTGTAGAATATGCTAGGGAAAGACCAGTACTGTGTTACGAACTGCTTGTCACTCTGTGGGCCGCGCCGGCTGGCTCATCGGTTCTCAGGGTAGAGTCCCATCCCTGGCCCGCAGTCCGAACAATCGATTACATCATCGATACTCAAACAGCTGTGGCGAACGGAACTACACAACACTACAACAAAAGACGACGGAAATccacaacataaacaacaaaacctgcaatcaacaacaaaacggtaagtaaacaaacaaacattcatAAAACCTAACACTGATCCACCTCTCGTCCAAACAGGATCCCGGTTCCGGACCCAGGCGTACCCGCCCTGCCTGAGATGACACCACTCCGTCATCTCCCTCATGTTGGCCACCGAATGGACCTACTTCATCCTGTGTTGGCCATCGTGTTTCTCCCTCCCCCTACAGCAATAATTAGACGGACATTTTTGTCATCAGGTAAGTATTATCTTATTCTTCCGTGATTTTTCTCCAAAATTAACATCGTATCTTAACTTCTACTTACAGGTATGTGTGTAtcaaacaattaaacaattcgGCAACAGATCAACAAGGAAGAAACAAACGAAACAGACTAGGAACACCATGATGCTGCAAAAAGGTAACAAGCTCGCCGGAAAATACTGTGGCAAGATGCTAGTGCAGAGACAACGcggaaaatataaatgtatctaggtatagatatacatatatgttcatGTACCGGTAAATGTATTATGATTGTGATTAGTGTGTGATTCTATGTAAATGTGAATATGTATCGCTTAAGGACTACCTTGCCTACCTAAAGAGCTCTTTGGGTTAGTGAAGGggcgatatatttttatgggtatgagtatatatgtatatgtatacaatatctattgtattttgttgagtGACTTTgctatgttattgtttttgtgttgttccTAAACTgttgtgttttaatttatacagatattatttttatttactttactttactatttcctttattttactttactttaattttaattattaattaatttaattatattattatttaattttatataagttttaatataagtatttttacgttttaattttataattccaTTTAATGTTCGACTTGTATGTTTTTATGTACgacgttcttaaaattttctttaattagcGAAATGCTCTAATAAATCTTcatcatttttaaacaaaaagaacagcGGCATTGAATTTCTTAAACGGCACAGGGGCAGAAAAGGTTGGTATATTGCAGCTCTTCAACTTCAAAATCTTTCCAAACATGTGGTGGAGCAATCGGAACTGACTCACTTGTACGATGTGACAACGGCTGCTCCCTGCGGTTCTCTTGGACGAATTGATGCCAATAGACGCCTCCACAGATTCCCAACGACGATCAGAGTTTCCCCTCCGGGTTGAAACGTTTACAAAAATCAGCCGGTCTTTCGCTTTAGAGGCCACACGCCACAAAGGTTTTGCAACGGCACGAAATTTTGTTGATCTGGCACAGACAGTGGAGCAGTCAATTATTGACCTCAAACAGATTTAGGGCAGCACATGCGGAGCACGATGTCGGTCGAAGCTCTAAACGTCGTCTGACACGGCACAATTTCTGGCGAGGCACAAGTTTGGTCCGCAGCACCCAGCGAGCACAAATGTGTTGACTGTCACACCAAATTAGGCACACACGCTGGTGCAGCACAAGGCACGACTCTCCTCAAAAAGAAACTGTGTGCCTGTCGAAGGCAACCGCTCCTCTTCGCCGATCAAATCGAACTCCTCACGAATTTTCTGTCAACCTCGTGGTCTCCTAAAATTCTTCCTATTCCTCTattttcctttccttttcaaatcccaaaaaaaactCGCCGTTactgcaaaacaaaatgcatcgTCTCTCTTTATGATCTAAAATTTAGGGTCGCCACCCCTTTCACATGTAATTTACCGCCAATACCTATCGATAactatatcttttaaatacataacaaaGTATATCGACAGAGCCGATAATAaaggaaaatacaaataacaataaacatcgAGCTGGCACAAACGATAAAACATGAACATAACAATACCCCCCCCCTAGATCGTTTGTGACCAGCCGGCACCTAACGCAGCGCCCAACGTAGGCCACACCCACAACACGACCCTACTCAAAAGCACTACTCATACTCTACCGACTGAGTTAGCCGGGCTTCCAACAAAAAGTCTGGTCACGCGCATCCGTGAGCCACAATACTTCCTTCAACGCATCTACTCGGCGATCCTCTACGCGGAGATTATGCCGTCCTAGATGGTATCCATTCATCGCCGGTGGATCAGTGTACAATATTTGCCCATCGCACAAATAATCGGTATCACGATGATCCTGGGATTCATCTTCTTGGCTCTCCGGAATAGCTACTGCCCGTGGATCTGAGCTTTCCAACCCTGGAAGCATCGCTACGAAACTCTCAGACCTTGCCTTGGGCTCTTGCGGCCTGATCAATTCATTGATGAGTGTCATCATCTCAACGAACCCGTCTCTAATCTGCTCTTGAAGCGCATCGCTAATACCCGACCGCAAGGAATGCCTATACGTCTGGTGGGCCTGAGCAATCGCTACATTTACCGCTGATTTCGTCGCGCTATCCATAATttctatctaaaaaaaaatctaataccgtattttctaataaatactaataaatgTCCTGTATTctaataaatagatataaataacACTAATCTCACTAAAGCTAAccaaaaattacatataaacAAGTCTAACACTACAGAGACTTACTAATACAAAACTAACAACTAATATATACAGACACTAactaatattcaataaattcacTTATTTACCGACAATTAATTCAAACAACTTACAATAAGTAAAGACTACCCAACAGGACTAAATAAAACGTAAACAATACCCAACAGGACTTACAatactgaatatatatacgtCAAACAAAACTGCTCACGAAAATAAACAGACTTACTATACTTAACGAAACGCCTAACGATTACtaatataataactataattacaaaaaatataaattactaaatataaataccaattaTTTTCAACTATATTTCACAGCACAAATACATCAACTTAACAagggagagaaaaaaaatatacacaggCGGACCAACACTTCTCTACGCACGATTCGGACAGTGGACAAACATTTAAGCATCTGTCGAATGCTCAGTTCATCACTCGCGTGATGAACGGCATCCGAGAAACGCTAACTGAATTTCTATTTGGCTTCTATCGTACATCTGGCACCACGGAAGCATGTTGATCGACCGATGCGGCGCAGGATCGATACTGATATCGTCCTGGGTCACCAGTCTCCGAGGCTCAAAAGTAACCACGGCCAACACACATCCACAGCAAACACAGAGTAAGACAAAacaaatagatataaataaataaataaataacaaacaacatacTAACCTAATATCACAATTGGTATCACAGAATTAAACTATCGTCACGGCTACCACCAGGCTATGGATACAGTCGGTACGTCCCGAACTGCACCAACCGCAACGAGAGCATCCTCCGATGCCAAAAGGAATATATGGTCCGTAAACATCGTCGTGCTTCTCGGACTCCACAACACACTGCGCAATTATGGGCCACCTTCTGTGCCGCATAAGACTTCAGGTGCGTGGATCCTAAAGCCGAGGGATTGACCTCGTGTATCAACattgtatacatttatattttttttcagaaataGCCACGATTTTGAAAACCGTGAGCTCTTTCGATTGGGCGCCATATTGTTACGAACTGGTTGTTACTCGGAGGGCCGGGCACAAACGATCTATAGCTGGATAGACGGGGGACCTAGTTATCGATAGGTGACGTCAAATGCGGTCTGGTGTTCTGCCAACGTTGGATGCAGAACTGCAGGAGGCGATTGCCAGAACGGTCAGCgggttgcaattttttttgtcgggAGTCAAAAGTTTGTCTGCACGTTGAGCAGCGTTAGATCACATTCTACGCTCCCGTGCCATTAGAAACTGTTCCCGCGACCGTGTGCTGAGTTAATTAATCACCTTCGGCGAGCTGTGCTCCGGATTGCCTGCTGTGTGTGAGGGACGACGGTTGCCAGTCGACGCGGAGGGCGTCTGACATCAGCGGCGTTGGACCAACGTGCCAGCTCCAGCATCAGTGGGGGAAGCTTCAAACCCGTCTTTGAATCAGCAGAAGTCTCATCCAGGCAGACCCGAGTGAGTCGTTTCCAATTACTCCGCCACATCGTTGGCAACCTTGTTTTACTGTGAAGAGCTGCAAGAAAGTATCTTCCTGTCCCTGTGCCGCCCCAGGAAATACATTTTCACAAttgttttaatcaaaatgtgttaatgtttattgtcataaaaagaaaatcgaacgtcatacaaaaaaaaaaaaaacgaacaaaacaaaatcataaattataatgcattaaaattaaagtaaaactaaGTTGAATCtacaatacaatttgtttaaaagtaaataaaattaaaaattcaagtaaagtaaaacataataaaattttaagtaaagtaaaaaaataataaaaatttaaagtaaaatataaatattaaagtaaaattaaaacttaaagtaaagtaaagtaaataaaaataaaaatctgtaaaattttaaaacaacagtTTAGGAACAACACGATactataacaatttaaaaacacacaacaataTTCACtagatattgtatatttacatatatatatatacaagcaCAAATAATATTCGCCCCTTTACCCACCCAGAGAGCTCTTTAGGTAGGCAAGGTAGCAATTAAGcgataaatattacatttactaAACTACAACACAATATATTACAAAACTTATTACACATGAATTAAAAACACTTACCaattcacatatatatatatatttctatacatatttattttgttcattcCGCGGCGTCTCCGCTCCAGCATCTTGCCTTTGGTGGCAACATCGTTGTGTTCCTGGTCTGTCTGTTTATTTGTGTCTCACTTCATTGTTGCCGTTTTAATGTCGTCAAGAaaactgtaaatataaaatattaaaattagtcaaAATGTCAAtagaaattaagaaattgaaattatatttgccATGAGAACGAAGATGATGTCCGGCTAAGTTTTTTTGTGCAAGGGGAGGGGAAGCGAGATGTCCAACGCAGGCTGAGATTGGCCCGTTCGGGTGGCCAACATATGGGAGACGAGGAATGCATGCCGTCTCAGGAAGGGAGGGTACGCCCGGTCCAGCAAATGGTCCCTGTTCAGAACGGAAGAAggattagttttgttttctgtttgtaatataattttacgtacctgttgtatttattgttgcagtttttcgTCGCCGTCGTTCCTTTTTgcgttgtttgttttctttttgtcgaTAGCGATGGTAATTGAGCTGCAGCGGCAGTTTAGCGATGATTTATCGATTGTGCGAACTGCGGGCCAGGGTTGGAACCACACCCGTGAATAGTTCCGATGAGCTAGTCGGCGCGGCCCACCGAGTAACAACCAGTTCGTAACAATATGGCgcccaatttaaaaaaaaaagatgataataaattgctataaatgcaaattctcGTATCCGGGATTCGCGCCTCCGATGTCTTATGTGGCACGATAGGTGGCCAATAATCGCTCAGAGTGCGGCGTAATCCCGGAGTACGATGGAACCATAGACTAATCTATGTTACGGTGATGCGGAACGAAATGATATGGTTCGGATGGTACCGGTTGACACCTTCGTATGTTGACGAAGTGTATGCAACCGGGTATCGTAGCCTGGTGGCATCCGTGCAATATCAAAACGTTCTGTGATAAACTGTGATATTAGgttagtttgtttttgttgtgtccagttagtttatttattatttattcatttatttattcataccAAACTATTCGTTCTGTCTCCTTCTGGTTCACGTCGAATGTGCTGGCCATAGCTTAGCAGAGCTTTGGTGACAGGTGTCCCAGGGTGATATAGGATCACTCCTGCGTCGCACCTGCCTCACAGCGCACCCCGATTGTGGCCAGAAGTGAGACAGAAGCCGAATAGAATGCAATTAGCGTTGCTGGGATGTCGTTCCTCAATCACTTGAGGAACCGTGCATTTCACCAATGCTTAAATGTTTGTCCAAGGTCTGAATTGCGCGTAGTAAAATGTTGGTTAGCCTgtgttagttttgttttctctcCCGTtagttgttatattttttttgggaaaaattggaacattgttttttcaataattacagtttatttatttatttattatttattatttatttatttatttaatttttttgtgcgtaattaaattttgttttgctattaGCAATAAATCGAATTAACAAtcgtatttatttagatattatttatttatttattcgctAGGATTCGTACATAGTTATTTCCTATACTCCAATTGTTCTAGATAGATtctcttaaaaatattgtgtgAGGGCGATCAGGTTTCTTTCCCTTTATCATGGCCGAAGAATCAGGTTGGGAAGCTCAGGAGCGCCGGCTCAACAACCACCACGTCCGTCGGGGGTTTAGCAAGGACTCCGATGAACTTTCGCGGATTCCCAGAGAGGCAGCCTCCATCTGCCGAAGAACTGATCCAGTGGGAGAAAGAGGCGGCCGGTCAAGACCTTCAATATCCGAAGGAGCCGCAGAGAGACACGGTGCTCGAATCTGCCGTAAACGTCGCGGTTGCTGCGATGCATCAAACATATCGGAGCTCGTTGCGAGATGAAATAAGCGAGTCCCTGCGCGAGGACATCCGAGCCCAATTTTTAGAAATGATGAAGCTAATAAACGACAGACTAAGGCCTCCGAATGGTGGCTCGAGGACCGAAGCCTCCGCAGCGACGCATCCGGACGAACGGGCACCAAATTCGAGCACCGAAGCCTCGGCAGCACCAGCACCGAACACAGGAGCCATCCCGAAACGTGCGGAAGGGCACCGTTC
The genomic region above belongs to Drosophila innubila isolate TH190305 chromosome 3R unlocalized genomic scaffold, UK_Dinn_1.0 2_E_3R, whole genome shotgun sequence and contains:
- the LOC117790276 gene encoding polycomb protein Scm produces the protein MSGGRDSSANSGTNGNSAANANANSTSTTTAATTTTTPQTPTQQRARGRPAKRATCTWCGEGKLPLQYVLPTQTGKKEFCSEMCIVEYRKAYSKGACTQCDNVIREGAPNKEFCSMMCMNKHQKKNGSMRQRDSGAGGAGAGGATDSDRKLLSSGAPAPTGPFQYESFHVFDWDAYLEETGSEAAPAECFKQALNPPNNDFKIGMKLEALDPRNVTSTCIATVVGVLGSRLRLRLDGSDSQNDFWRLVDSTEIHAIGHCEKNGGMLQPPLGFRMNASSWPGYLCKILNNAMVAPEDIFQPEPPTPPVNLYKVGQKLEAVDKKNPQLICCATVDAIKDDQIHVTFDGWRGAFDYWCNYRSRDIFPAGWCARSCHPMQPPGHKSRMDSGSGKQRCPRPRHTFVAESDAMVPASPVTAHFHPNCKAGPFINSSKLPSMVTGQTHETLAKLCLQEVLAASADTQQLSRLLFELDGDVHIVTAAGKNFTVKIPSPLRMKDDESLAQFIRTLCITCKACVNFISLVPETEECKKCAQSRKRQLMQTATPPSSPVLAEKRSRQSKSATPTPTSPAEKPLVIKQEAGVKAQQTKVQTKASKEEVNHNNNNNNNNNNSSNIGNSSKTTIKTEPNGLTPVTTVASTGTAQTPSQSQSQSTSQSQAQALRKVRFQHHNNNNNNSPNNGNCPQEASNNNNNNNLVSSPASSNNSTSSTTSSSSSSSSLAGGTANTSAIGKYMAPLVAEVHPEQMNAKSPHPSYYKSPTTLSSSASFPSSVSTPFTASQSACSAAPAASAAKAATAPIAAAASSSYGGTAITSPHSTSTSTATTTASCSQLRAQPIDWSIEEVIQYIESNDNSLAVHGDLFRKHEIDGKALLLLNSEMMMKYMGLKLGPALKICNLVNKVNGRRNNLAL